From the genome of Desulfomonile tiedjei:
AAAGATGATCAAGACAGTACTTATCGAAGTGGCATGGGCTGCCATCAAATGCAAGCATTCCTATTACGGGGACAAGTACTTCCGTCTCAAGGCACGCCTCGGGTCCGCCAAGAAGGCCATTGTTGCGATTGCCCACCGCATTGCAAAGGCCCTCTTTCACATCAT
Proteins encoded in this window:
- a CDS encoding IS110 family transposase, which produces KMIKTVLIEVAWAAIKCKHSYYGDKYFRLKARLGSAKKAIVAIAHRIAKALFHIMKHGAVFKDLGRDYLSLLHVNRRYAYLCREAQIIGYQLVPAVV